Genomic DNA from Alkalihalobacterium alkalinitrilicum:
GGAGTGATACCACGTGATTTATCTCCAAGTAATTTTATTCCATTATCTTTTAACGATTGCTGAAATAAATGTAACGCATATTCGGTCGGTTCCCATACTGCAACCTTTACGATGAATTTCGTTGCGCTAATCGGAATCTGTCCATCTACGATGACCCGATTTGTACAATGTTCACGTGTCACAACAATATCTTCAATTTCCTCACTAGAAACCGTTTTTATGTTATTAATAATTTCAAAATAGTTGTTGTTTGGGTGTACTGTAATAGAGGCTTTCTGATCCATTTGCCTCGCTGGTACAATTTCTACCTTAACTGTGCCAGCATCGTAGTCTTTATCCGAAGATACAGTTAAAGCAGATATTGGTGAACCGTACCTCATTGTTTCATCACTCCATGGCAAATCGATTGAATAACGTACATTGTCATACCATGTATCATCACCAATTAAATCTCCTCGGATGATTTTCACACCTATCTTTTGCAATTGCTTTGCCATTTCGTCCATATCCGTTGGTAAAAGAGTTACATCGCCTTTCCCTCTAATATACAAATTTCCGTTTAAAATTCCCCATCTCACCTTACCATCGGTGAGTAGCTCAGTTTTAAAACGATAATCCTCACCTAAAATATTTAGTGCTGCTACAGCTGTAAGGATCTTCAGATTAGAAGCTGGTTTCAATCTAATGTTACCATTATAGTCATAAATAACTTCCCCAGTTGATCCTGAGCGGATGCTCACACTTGCCAAAGCACCATCTAAACTAGGATTTTCCAATAAAATTTGATCGATTTCTTTGATTAACCATTGCTTTCGATCACTTCCCTTGACGATATGATCTGTATGTAAATAAAAAGAAAAGAGAAATAAAAAAATAGTTATCGAAAAACAAATCCAAGCTTTCGTTTGTTTCACCGATTCACCCCCCTTTGGTTTCTCATTTTTCGTATTTTTTCTTATTTTAATAAATTCATGTAAAAAATTGAAACGAACTTGTCATTCAAATAAATACAAAGAATAAAGGGTAAATTACGCTTAAATAATTTTTTGTGAGGTGTTTAGCGTGGAACCTAACGAATTAAGGGATCATATTACCGTAGAAGACGAACATGGAAATGAAATGGATTATTCTGTTGAGGCTTTGTTTGATATGTCTGATCATACATATGCTCTTTTATCTTCAGAACAAGATACCGTTCTAATGCGAGTAGAGGATCATGAAGGGGAACAACATCTAGTAGGAATAACAGATACAGAAGAACGTGAAGCCATTTTAAGTGCATATGAAATTGCAGTTGAAGCCAACCCAGCAGAGGATGTTAATGATTTTTACTAAGAGTAAATCAATGAACAGTTACTCCAACGGTTTGTTTTTTAGAACAGTCGATGGAGTTTTTTAATATTAACCTAATTTACACCTCCCAGTTTTTTGTTCACATGAAAAAATATCATCTAACTCATACTAGATGAAGGAGGTAATCTAGCTGATGAGATATACTTTTTTTACATTACTTTTAATATTTATGCAAATTATTAACGTCCATAATAATTTAACAATAACACTAGACGACCAAGTGATTGCCACTGTAAATCGTTCAGATTTTACAACAGCTGTTTTTGAAGGGTTAGTTCTAAACGAAGAGAAATTTGATGCGTTCTTAAATAGAATTGATCAGCAAGTTTCCAGGGATCCCATAAATGCAACAATCGACCCACACGGGAAATTAGTACCTGAACAACATGGGTATGAACTAGATCGAAAAAGCTTCATCGAATCTTTTTACGCGTATTTTTATAACAATTCTTCAGCAGAAATTGAAGTACCAAGAATAATTACATATCCTAAGGTCGACAGTGAATTACTACTAAACCTGCGTACGAAACAAGTCGGTCAATACATTACTTATTTTAATAAATTTAACAAAGAACGTGCGCATAATATATCTCTCGCAGTAGACGCCATCAATAACCATGTCGTTTTTCCTGGCGAAACGTTTTCATTTAACAAAGTTGTTGGAAATCGAACCGTTGAAAAGGGATATCTACCTGCTCCAATCATTGTAAGAGGGGAATTAACAGATGGGATCGGTGGTGGGATTTGCCAAGTATCCTCTACCCTTTTTAATGCCGTCGACCAAGTAGGAGTAGAAATTGTTCAGCGCTACTCCCACAGTCGCCGTGTCCGGTATGTGCCGCCTGGACGTGATGCTACAGTCAGTTGGTATGGTCCTGACTTTAAGTTTAAAAACAACTATAATCAACCAATTCTTATCCAAGCAAGACTCTATGGAGGATCAGTTATTATTCGAGTTTTCTCTTCAGAGACCTTTATTAAGACAAAAAGTGAATCGTTAGAAAAGGCTACTAGCTTGTTCTAATAACCCTTTACTACTTACGATCATCCCATCTCAATGCATCTAAATCGAAAGAAGGTACAAGGCCTTCCTTTGCCGCTCGACTAAGAAGGGTGAAAACTGCTTCATAGCCTTCTTCACCTAAGTTTCTAGTGAATTCATTAACGTATAAATTAATATGTGCTTGTGCAACATCAATGGACATCTCTTGTGCATGACATAGAATATAATCCGCAGATACATCAGGGTTCGCCCATGCGTATTCTACCGAAGAACGAATGATTTCTGAAATTTTTATAAGATCAAGGGAACGACGAGCGATAATAGCACCTAACGGAATTGGTAAGTTAGTATCCTTTTCCCACCAATTACCTAAATCTTGCAACATATTCAAATCATAATTTCCGTATGTAAACCGCGCTTCATGAATAACAAGACCTGCATCAATTTTACCATCACGGACAGCAGGCATAATTTCGTGAAACGGCATCACAACGATTTCCCCTACTCCTCCTGGTACATTTTTAGTAGCCCATAAGCGGAAAAGTAAATATGCCGTTGAGCGCTCACTTGGTACTGCGACTCGGCGACCTGACAACACGGACGGATCATCTGATTTTTGTTTCGTTAATATTAACGGTCCACAACCTCTTCCTAACGCACCTCCACATGGTAGTAGTGCATATTCGGTTAGAGCCCACGGTAATGCTGCATACGAAATTTTAAGTATGTCTAAGCTGTTTGGTTGTGTCGCAAGGTTATTCGTAATATCAATATCTGCATACGTAACATCAAGCTTTGGAGCATTAGGTATTAAACCATGTGCCCAGGCATGGAAAACAAAAGTATCATTCGGGCAAGGAGAATAAGCGATTTTCATGTGAGAACCTCCTGTATAATTGAACTAACTTCTTGTAATTTTTGTAACGCTTCTTTTATACGCCACGAATTACGATCTCGCGGTCCAACTGGGTTTGAAATTGTACGAATTTCTAACATTGGAATATCAAATTGCTTCGCTGCAGTGGCTACCCCAAACCCTTCCATCGCTTCAGCCTTAACTCCAGGTACTCTCTTTTCTAGAGCCTGCGTCGTTTGTGCTGTACCTGTCGTTGTTGAAACCGTAATGAGCGGACCCGTTGTTACTGGTTCTCCAGCATCCAAAAAGGCTTTTACTACATCCGACACTAGGTCCTTATCAACATCGTAGCGACAGGAACCAAAACCGAGCTCGCCTATACTAGAAAAACCGTCTAACGTTTCTGCTCCTAAATCAGCTACAACAACTTCATTGGCAACGACGATCGTCCCAACCTGTGCTTGTCCAACAAAACCACCTGCAATTCCAGCATTTATTATGAGATCATATTTTTGAGTAGCTAAAACTCTAGCTGTTGTTGCCGCTGCCGCTGCTATGCCTACCCCTGAAACAACAACATCAATATTATTGTTATTATGGAGGCCACGGATTACCGCTTCTTTTTCTGCTTCTACTGAAGTGATAATAAGGATTTTTCTGTTGTCTTTATGCTTAGAGGCCTTATTATTATTTTCAATTGAGTAGTTTGGATTCAATTTATATACTCCCTTTACTTAAAACAATATATCATTATTTTACTTATTAAATACGACACTATTTTACCATAAAGTGAACCTTCATTCGGTAGGAGTTTTCGATCATTCCTCACTGAATGTTAGATGAGGCCACACGATGTGGGTCACACAATGTTGCCACAGGACGTGGCGTACTTAGTCTGTGTTCATTTGCGCTTATTACTGGCTCTTATCTCCCACTCTTCCTCTTTTATAATAGCCGACTTTATATCATTATTATTGAATAATAACAGATCTTGTTGAGAAAGTTATATACATAATACTACTATCTTATGTTTCAATAAGGAGGATTTATATGACAACCGAACAACGTCAACCGACAGAATTTGATCGATACACAGCTGCACACCTTAACCCAGAATTATTAAACCGAGTAATTGAATTAGAAAAAGATCTTCAAGCTCAAACGAATAAGGACGTTATTCTTATTGCTTATGAAGAAAGTGAACATAATCCAACTTAACATTAAATTTACCTTTTCCCTATCCATTTCTCTAATAAGAAACTTTCCCCCCAAAAATGAGACCATCTTAATTTCTTATGTGATGGTCTCTATACTATATAATTATTAATATCCAATGCATTTGGGTTAACAGGTGTGCCGTAATGGACGTTCTCGCCTTGTAAACTGTACATGATTTTTCTGTAGTAGTGGTTCCAGTTAACTTCACTACATTAACTTACCTCGTATAAAAAAATTTCATCTTTATTAATTGCAAAATAATTCCGGCAGTACAACCCGTTAAAATTCCCCATTCTGGTCCATAAAGTAACGTTACTGACAGCGTAGCCATTAATAATATCCCATCATTTTTATTCATTTTAAAGGTTAACCATAATTCTTTTATGTTTATCAATTTTGCTATTGCAACCATTATTATTGCAGCTAACGTCGGTTTCGGTAAATAGTAAAATAGTGGTGTGAAAAATAGTAGTGTTAGGAAAATGCATAATGTAGTGATCAAACTAGCCATTTTTGTTTTCGCGCCTGAATCATAATTAACGGCAGATCGTGATATTCCACCAGCAATTGGAATACTCGAGAAAAAAGAACCTACTGTATTTGCTAGTCCTAAACTTGTAAGCTCCTTGTTCACACCAATATTGTACCTTTCCTTTTTTGCAATGACTTTAGCAACTGCAATTGATTCGATATAACCAATAAATGCAATAATGATAACTGTTGGTAAAATTGCCTTTAAGATCTCCCCAGTAAACACTGGCACTGTAAATGTCGGAAAGCCTTGTGGTAATTGACCAATGATTGGGACCCCGAAATGGTCTAATTGAAAAAACGAGACACTAGCGGTGCAAATAACGACTACAAACAACGGTGTAGGTAGCTTTTTATCAACAGAATTTAAGGTCAAAATAAGCAAAATGCTGATCAATCCTATTAAAAAAGTTGCTATATGTATGTTATTTATGTTCGTAAAAAGTGCATATACGGTATGAACGATAGAAGTAGAATGACCTAATGAAAAACCAATTAAATTCTCTAATTGACTAAAAGCGATAAGGATTGCACATGCTGATGTAAACCCTTTTATCACACTATATGGAATCCATTCAATTAATTTTCCAAAATGAAAAATAGAGGAAAATACTTGTAAAAGTCCAACAAAAAGTGTAACCGTGATAACAAGACTAAAATACTCATCGGTGCCTGGCACCGCGATTGATGATACACCCGAGAAAATTAAGAGGGATACGATTGCAACAGGGCCTACCGAGAGATGCGGTGAAGTCCCAAACAAAAGATAGATCAAGACTGGAATCGTTGCTGAGTATAACCCTACAACTGGGGGAACACCTGCTAAAATAGCATATGCAATTGCTTGGGGGATAATTAAGATTGCAACGACAAGCCCAGCTACGACATCATGTTGAAACTTATTTTTCCAGTAAGACAAAAACAAAAAGGACGTCTCCTCCTCCCTATTAATCTTTTCTTTAGTTAATTGAAAAGATGTCCTGTGCCCAATATTTCAGGGTTAGTAAATGTTAATATTAGCTCGTAAATCCTTTAATCCCTTCCATTTCTACGCTGACCTTTCTTATTTAATCGAACAGGCCTAACTAATGCTTATGAAAGGAAAGTGACAATCATTATATTAAAATGGAAATTTATTAATTCAATCAAAAAAACAATGAAAAGATGGGTGATATTTCCTCTCATGTCCTCTATTTACTTTTTAACATGGATTTATTAGCTGAGGGTGTCCTTTTTATACATGAAGGCATTCAGTTAAACTTCTGGGTACGACGTAACAAAGGTATAAAGATCAGATGCATCTTGCAAGAATGTCCCCGTCCTTATACAGAACATGGAAAACCATTACAAAATCCTTAATGTTGAAGTAAGTTGAAAATCGGTTTTTACTACTAAATAATCGTAGGAACTTTTTTCATTAATCTTCGTATCGACTGGTTGGCCTCATGTAAGACGATATTTTTATCAATTGTCTTCATCCGACGATTTTCCATAACAATTTTTCCATTAATAATTGTTGTCTCAACATCCGCTCGTGAAGCCGAATAAACAATTCTTGAGATTGGATCTACATCAAAAGATGGATACGTATGAAAATTGTTTAAGTTTAAGATGACGAGGTCTGCTTTTTTACCCACTTCAATACTTCCAATTTCTTCTTCCATCCCGATCGCTTTTGCTCCTCCGATTGTTGCCATTTTAAAAACTGTTTTAGCATCCATAACTGTCGGTCCATGCATTGGCTTTTGAATAAGTGCAGCGAGTCTCATTTCATTAAACATATCTAAATTATTATTACACGGAGCACCGTCGGCTCCTAAACTTACAGAAATGTTTTCCTTTAATAAATGTGGTACTTCAGCAATACCTGAAGCAAGCTTTAAATTAGAACCTGGACAGTGACTTACTTTTACACCTTTTTCTTTGATAACCTTCTTCTCATCATCATTTAACCATATACAATGTGCTAAAATTAGACGTTCATTAGCAAGACCCAGATAGTCTAAATACATAATGTTACGCATTCCAGTTTCTCTTTCTACTATTTCAATTTCACCACGATTTTCTGAAGCATGTGTATGAACATAAACTTGATAGAAGTTTGAAAGTTGACTTACTTCTTTTAACAAATCTTCAGTACAAGAAACAACGAAACGAGGTGAAAATGCATATTTAATCCTTCCACCATCAAAATCGTTCCACTGTTCTAATAAGTCGACACTTTTTCGGATTGACTCCTTTGTATTTTCTTGTAATCGTTTCGGCACTTCATCTCCTTTATCCATCATAACTTTGCCAGATAATGCTCGAATACCGCTAGTAGCAATCGCTTGAAAAGCAAACTCCGTATGGTACACCGTTTCCATATCAACAATCGTCGTTGTACCACTTTGAATTAATTCTCCAATTCCAAGCATTGCTGAATAATAAATTGATTCTTTATCATGGGCTGCTTCTAAAGGCCATATTTTTTGTTTAAGCCAATTCATTAGTTCTAGATCATCAGCTTTCCCACGAAAAAGAGTTTGGCATAAGTGGATATGAGTTTGTACAAAACCTGGAATGACAGTTCGTCCTCTTGCATCAATAACTTTGTTAACATGACCTAACGAAAGATCTTTACCGATCGCCATAATTTGTTCGTTTTCTATATAGATATCTCCATATATGATTTCTTCATTTTGATTCATGCTTACTATTTCTGCATTTTTAATTAAAAGACTCGTCATCATGGATCCCCACTTTGCTAGAAAAATAAGACCCAACCATGCAAATCACCGTTTAATTAACTTCGGTATTTTTCTAGCTAAGTCTTTTATTGTACCAAGTTTAAATCTTCAAACTAAATGATTTTACGTGATATGAATTTATCCTATTCACTATCAGGTACTTTAATATATAAAATTTTTCAAAAATGGGCTATAAGATTGTTAGATTATTTATTTTGCTTGGGTACTCCGTGGCTGATGTTTACCTAATTTTTGTTATTGTTGATGCAGGTCCCACTTTTGTATCGAACATAAGACTTTACCATGGTAAGATCCAAAGGTAATATTTGGATTTTTTACACTAGGAAACATTCGAGAAGTAAATACTTCTTGTCCATCGTTAAGAAATATTTCAATTGATGATGTATCCACAAAAATTTGTATAATACTTAAATTACTAAGTTTACATTGGCGAATTTCAGGTTCACCAGTCTTCATGCTTTTTCTTTCAAGTGTGAAAACACATTCTTTCTTGTTATATATAATCCACACACTATCTTTTAATATAATTTCAAATGC
This window encodes:
- the dacB gene encoding D-alanyl-D-alanine carboxypeptidase/D-alanyl-D-alanine-endopeptidase, with protein sequence MKQTKAWICFSITIFLFLFSFYLHTDHIVKGSDRKQWLIKEIDQILLENPSLDGALASVSIRSGSTGEVIYDYNGNIRLKPASNLKILTAVAALNILGEDYRFKTELLTDGKVRWGILNGNLYIRGKGDVTLLPTDMDEMAKQLQKIGVKIIRGDLIGDDTWYDNVRYSIDLPWSDETMRYGSPISALTVSSDKDYDAGTVKVEIVPARQMDQKASITVHPNNNYFEIINNIKTVSSEEIEDIVVTREHCTNRVIVDGQIPISATKFIVKVAVWEPTEYALHLFQQSLKDNGIKLLGDKSRGITPEDTSILTSHKSVPLFKLLIPFMKLSNNGHGDTLMKEIGKVVKGDGNWENGLEVTKEALAQYGVNTETIILRDGSGISHVNLIPTNEISLLLYSIQKEKWFTTFLHSLPVAGVSNKMVGGTLKNRMKDTDGRVKAKTGTLATVSSISGYVETKSGETLIFSIVINNMMENKNGKKLEDQIVTTLVNF
- a CDS encoding DUF1292 domain-containing protein → MEPNELRDHITVEDEHGNEMDYSVEALFDMSDHTYALLSSEQDTVLMRVEDHEGEQHLVGITDTEEREAILSAYEIAVEANPAEDVNDFY
- a CDS encoding VanW family protein — encoded protein: MRYTFFTLLLIFMQIINVHNNLTITLDDQVIATVNRSDFTTAVFEGLVLNEEKFDAFLNRIDQQVSRDPINATIDPHGKLVPEQHGYELDRKSFIESFYAYFYNNSSAEIEVPRIITYPKVDSELLLNLRTKQVGQYITYFNKFNKERAHNISLAVDAINNHVVFPGETFSFNKVVGNRTVEKGYLPAPIIVRGELTDGIGGGICQVSSTLFNAVDQVGVEIVQRYSHSRRVRYVPPGRDATVSWYGPDFKFKNNYNQPILIQARLYGGSVIIRVFSSETFIKTKSESLEKATSLF
- a CDS encoding 1,4-dihydroxy-6-naphthoate synthase, translated to MKIAYSPCPNDTFVFHAWAHGLIPNAPKLDVTYADIDITNNLATQPNSLDILKISYAALPWALTEYALLPCGGALGRGCGPLILTKQKSDDPSVLSGRRVAVPSERSTAYLLFRLWATKNVPGGVGEIVVMPFHEIMPAVRDGKIDAGLVIHEARFTYGNYDLNMLQDLGNWWEKDTNLPIPLGAIIARRSLDLIKISEIIRSSVEYAWANPDVSADYILCHAQEMSIDVAQAHINLYVNEFTRNLGEEGYEAVFTLLSRAAKEGLVPSFDLDALRWDDRK
- a CDS encoding futalosine hydrolase codes for the protein MNPNYSIENNNKASKHKDNRKILIITSVEAEKEAVIRGLHNNNNIDVVVSGVGIAAAAATTARVLATQKYDLIINAGIAGGFVGQAQVGTIVVANEVVVADLGAETLDGFSSIGELGFGSCRYDVDKDLVSDVVKAFLDAGEPVTTGPLITVSTTTGTAQTTQALEKRVPGVKAEAMEGFGVATAAKQFDIPMLEIRTISNPVGPRDRNSWRIKEALQKLQEVSSIIQEVLT
- a CDS encoding SulP family inorganic anion transporter yields the protein MSYWKNKFQHDVVAGLVVAILIIPQAIAYAILAGVPPVVGLYSATIPVLIYLLFGTSPHLSVGPVAIVSLLIFSGVSSIAVPGTDEYFSLVITVTLFVGLLQVFSSIFHFGKLIEWIPYSVIKGFTSACAILIAFSQLENLIGFSLGHSTSIVHTVYALFTNINNIHIATFLIGLISILLILTLNSVDKKLPTPLFVVVICTASVSFFQLDHFGVPIIGQLPQGFPTFTVPVFTGEILKAILPTVIIIAFIGYIESIAVAKVIAKKERYNIGVNKELTSLGLANTVGSFFSSIPIAGGISRSAVNYDSGAKTKMASLITTLCIFLTLLFFTPLFYYLPKPTLAAIIMVAIAKLINIKELWLTFKMNKNDGILLMATLSVTLLYGPEWGILTGCTAGIILQLIKMKFFYTR
- a CDS encoding 5'-deoxyadenosine deaminase; this encodes MTSLLIKNAEIVSMNQNEEIIYGDIYIENEQIMAIGKDLSLGHVNKVIDARGRTVIPGFVQTHIHLCQTLFRGKADDLELMNWLKQKIWPLEAAHDKESIYYSAMLGIGELIQSGTTTIVDMETVYHTEFAFQAIATSGIRALSGKVMMDKGDEVPKRLQENTKESIRKSVDLLEQWNDFDGGRIKYAFSPRFVVSCTEDLLKEVSQLSNFYQVYVHTHASENRGEIEIVERETGMRNIMYLDYLGLANERLILAHCIWLNDDEKKVIKEKGVKVSHCPGSNLKLASGIAEVPHLLKENISVSLGADGAPCNNNLDMFNEMRLAALIQKPMHGPTVMDAKTVFKMATIGGAKAIGMEEEIGSIEVGKKADLVILNLNNFHTYPSFDVDPISRIVYSASRADVETTIINGKIVMENRRMKTIDKNIVLHEANQSIRRLMKKVPTII